One genomic segment of Brassica napus cultivar Da-Ae chromosome A3, Da-Ae, whole genome shotgun sequence includes these proteins:
- the LOC106442070 gene encoding transcription factor UNE10 — protein MSQCVPNYHIDDTPAATVRSTKAADIPTLDYEVAELTWENGQLGLHGLCPPRVPAPSKYSTGAGGTLESIVDQATRFPNPKPSDELVPSFHHRYSRVGMDALVPEQQSQPATGVGSCSDGHPMDCGKRARVAPEWSASGSQRLTIDTYGFTSTSLDDNSSSGGKPFPKTTNIDDHDSVCHSRPQMEEEEEQKQTGGKSSASTKRSRAAAIHNQSERKRRDKINQRMKTLQKLVPNSSKTDKASMLDEVIEYLKQLQAQVCMMSRMNMPSMMLPMAMQQQQQQLQLNLMSSSMGLGLRMGMPGLGLVDLSSMNRAATATAPNIHANMMQNPFVPMTSTSWDASSSIDPRFQSPLIPDPMSAFLACSSQPTTMEAYSRMAAFYQQMQQQLPPSNPK, from the exons ATGAGCCAGTGTGTTCCAAACTACCACATCGATGATACTCCGGCGGCCACCGTCCGCTCCACTAAAGCTGCAGATATCCCCAC GCTAGACTATGAGGTAGCGGAGCTGACGTGGGAGAACGGGCAACTAGGGTTGCACGGCTTATGTCCACCGCGGGTGCCTGCTCCGTCAAAATATTCCACTGGCGCCGGTGGAACGTTGGAGTCAATAGTGGACCAAGCTACTCGCTTCCCTAACCCTAAGCCCAGCGATGAGCTCGTCCCATCGTTCCACCACCGCTATTCCAGGGTCGGCATGGACGCGCTTGTCCCCGAGCAGCAGAGCCAGCCCGCCACCGGCGTGGGCTCGTGTAGCGATGGTCATCCCATGGATTGTGGGAAACGAGCCAGAGTGGCGCCCGAGTGGAGCGCGAGCGGGAGCCAGCGCCTGACCATTGACACCTACGGCTTCACCTCAACATCGCTGGATGATAACTCCAGCTCCGGCGGGAAGCCTTTCCCCAAAACCACCAACATCGACGATCATGACTCGGTCTGCCACAGCCGCCCGCAG atggaggaagaagaagaacagaagcaaaCGGGAGGAAAATCATCAGCTTCAACCAAGAGAAGCAGAGCCGCTGCTATTCACAACCAATCCGAACGT AAGAGGAGAGATAAGATCAATCAAAGGATGAAGACGTTACAGAAACTGGTTCCCAATTCCAGCAAG ACGGATAAAGCGTCCATGTTGGATGAAGTGATAGAGTACTTGAAGCAACTCCAAGCACAAGTGTGCATGATGAGCAGAATGAACATGCCCTCCATGATGCTTCCCATGGCCatgcagcagcaacaacaacaacttcaaCTAAATCTCATGTCCAGTTCCATGGGCTTAGGGCTTCGCATGGGGATGCCCGGTCTAGGTCTTGTCGACCTTAGTTCTATGAACCGAGCTGCTACTGCAACGGCTCCTAATATCCATGCCAACATGATGCAGAACCCATTTGTGCCCATGACTTCTACATCATGGGATGCCTCCTCTTCCATCGACCCTCGATTTCAGTCTCCTCTTATCCCCGATCCTATGTCAGCCTTTCTTGCATGCTCCTCGCAG CCAACGACGATGGAAGCATATAGCAGGATGGCTGCGTTCTATCAGCAAATGCAGCAACAGCTTCCTCCTTCAAATCCAAAATGA